The Lates calcarifer isolate ASB-BC8 linkage group LG18, TLL_Latcal_v3, whole genome shotgun sequence region gtaaGAAAGGATCAGGTAGAAAAAAGTTCACTTCAGTTTCATTCTGAACATCTTTAATGAACTCTGTCTGACGTAAGATGATGTGTTTCTACTTGACCTTTCTTTAAGAAAGATCACTGTCATGTCAAGTATGATTAagtatattaatatataattagTCTTTATGGAAACATCACAATATGGCCATAAAATACCGTAAATACCCTTTTAAAAAGTACCATAATTCACCAAATTACATATTAAAGGACTATTACAAGGACTATACGTTCGGGCTGTGCTCCATCATTACTTCGGCTTTACTCGGAAGTTTTCGTGTGTTGTCGAACTCTGCCGGTGTGCCAGAGGGCAGTGCGAGCGCAGCGCGGCACTCAGCGCTCGAGACTAGCAGCACCATTCATCTGACCGCGGGCACACCTGGTCGGACCGAAGGGGGAACAGTTTAGCTAACGACAGCGCTCCACACAGGTGAGTTTCTACCTGAATTTGTACTTCTGCTGTTCTCTCGTCAACTTTTGCACACTTTGGGTTTCTTTTATTGGAGGAAAAGTCAGCATAGATAAACAGAAAGTTACAACTTTTACGCATTCAGGCAGCAAAAACTAAGAGCACggtgctttttaaaaactgacGTTATGTGCGAAAACAGCTAAGACGTGAAAAAAGTCTCTGGCTTGAGAATGAACAAAACACCgtttaaagttttgtttgtcGTGTGGctgactttattttctttctaccTGTCAACAGCACCCGGGTTAATTACTTAAGGAATGTGGTGTCATTAGGACGGGAGCCAAGAGCTGAAAGTTCATATCAACATCAAACTTTTAAGGCAATTTCCACCAACTTGGCGTGCGAGGAGGGacttatcaaaaaaaaaaaaaagggatcaTGGCCACAGGCGGATTTAAGTCAAACGCTACGACAGACTTTTTGGAGGAATGGAAGGCAAAACGGGAGAAAATGAGAGCCAAAATGCTGGGGGATATTGCCGCGGCGACTGGTGCTCCCTTGGGTTCCAGTAACGCAAACAGCACCAGTAGCAACAGCCGCCACGCCGCTCCGCCGGGCACCGAGCTCACCAACAACGGAAACCCGGACCGAAGCGCCTCCTCTGGGAactgcctcccctcctcctaCTCGGTGGCTCGATCCTCCTCCGGCACGGCTCTAAAGAGACCCGAGGAGGAAACGcaccaccctgctgctgctgttgccgCCGCCGCTGCTCACAGTCCTGCACCCACAGCCACCCCCGTGAGCAACCTGAAGAAGGCCCCGCCTCAGACGGAGAAGGCTCAGTGCGCTTCCCCGGACTCCAGCCCCATGGCTTGCAATGACAGTGACAAGGAGAGTCCATCACCCAGCAAGAGCAAGGAGAAGAAGAGCTCCGGCCCCAGCGCCAGGAAGGGGAAAGGACAGATAGAGAAGAGGAAgttgagagaaaagaggagatcAACAGGTGTTGTCAGCATACCATCCAATGAGGTGAGTCTGTCCAGcttatgttttaatgtgatgACATTTCAAGTGAACCCCCCTGCAGGGAGAACTGCACATCTTCTCCACCGGTAACTCAGAGGTCAGTTAAAATACAGAATAGATTCACCTCATCAGGGGAggtttctgtttgtgctgttcaGGGTTTTCAGTCAAGGCTCATTCACCCATGCTGCCACAAAAAAAGTGGGACAATACGGAGGCCCATGCTGGGGATGGAGGAGTCTGTCAAAACTAATGCACAGAGCAGGTGATGAGAtttctactctttttttttgcatgtgaaGTTTGAACACCTCAGACTGATACTGAATTTGAGGCCAATATTGATACTGATATTTGAGTGGTAGAAAAAACTGATACTGattcatcagctgctgtttgttttttttagatttaagaTTAAGAATCattttttgctaaaaaaaaaaaaaaaatcccttagATATCAAGAGTTAGGACCAAGATATGGTGAGTGAGGCATTTTGCTGTTA contains the following coding sequences:
- the pawr gene encoding PRKC apoptosis WT1 regulator protein isoform X1; translation: MATGGFKSNATTDFLEEWKAKREKMRAKMLGDIAAATGAPLGSSNANSTSSNSRHAAPPGTELTNNGNPDRSASSGNCLPSSYSVARSSSGTALKRPEEETHHPAAAVAAAAAHSPAPTATPVSNLKKAPPQTEKAQCASPDSSPMACNDSDKESPSPSKSKEKKSSGPSARKGKGQIEKRKLREKRRSTGVVSIPSNESLDELDDDDAGEKDRREEEELVQANTFQNEAMTADPATGHLMETPRSGSSRQKSSAGPGSEEEVGGNSRQRHNRHGRDGGAAAQGSLEKRMEELERELARERQENARLLKAHQDKDDLIGKLKEEIDLLNRAARLEGETCQQVMLALTLRLILHNPSRPLKGIEVPS
- the pawr gene encoding PRKC apoptosis WT1 regulator protein isoform X2 yields the protein MATGGFKSNATTDFLEEWKAKREKMRAKMLGDIAAATGAPLGSSNANSTSSNSRHAAPPGTELTNNGNPDRSASSGNCLPSSYSVARSSSGTALKRPEEETHHPAAAVAAAAAHSPAPTATPVSNLKKAPPQTEKAQCASPDSSPMACNDSDKESPSPSKSKEKKSSGPSARKGKGQIEKRKLREKRRSTGVVSIPSNESLDELDDDDAGEKDRREEEELVQANTFQNEAMTADPATGHLMETPRSGSSRQKSSAGPGSEEEVGGNSRQRHNRHGRDGGAAAQGSLEKRMEELERELARERQENARLLKAHQDKDDLIGKLKEEIDLLNRDLDDIEDENEQLKQENKTLLKVVGQLTR